Genomic segment of Abditibacteriaceae bacterium:
AATCGAGCCGCTTGCCCTGAATGCTCGCCCCGAGAATAACAATGACGCCAGCAACAACACGGAGCGCAGCGAATGAACTTTTTCCGATCCCGCCACTTTGCCCCACGCGCCTTCTGCGTCGCGGCCCTACTCGCAGCCTGCACGGTTAGGAGCTTTCCATCGCGCGCTGTTGCCGCACCACTTGAAGCATCGTTTTTTACTTCCAAAACCGCTCCCGAAGGCGCGATCTGGATGGAAACTCTTGAAGTTGAGAACATCACTCAGGGTTATGGCGCGGCCAGAGCCGGTCTGTCAGTGGATGGACGCCCCCTGACCGTGCAAAAAGTGGTCTATCCGCATGGCATCGGTACGCGCGCCCGCTCGCAGGCTATCATCGATTTGAAAGGTAACGCAACCCGATTTGTCACCCTGCTTAGCCTTGATGATTCGGTCGGCAAAAGCGGCTCTGTTGTGTTGCGCCTCACCGTCGATGGCGTGGTGAAATTCGACTCCGGAGTGGTGCGCGGCGGCGAAGCGCCCAAAGTCGTTGACGTGGATTTGCGCGGTGCCACACGGTTGCTTCTCGAAGTTCAAGAAGTCGAAAACGAGATTAATGACACCGTTGACCTTCTGGGCGCGGCCTTTTATCTCACGCCCAAAGCGTTGAAAGACCCCATCCTGCAGCCGACAATTTTGTCGCCGCGTGCGGCTGCTCTTCCCATTTGGTATCCGGCGCCCGATGTCCCCGAAATAAACGGCCCGCGCCTTGTCGGCGTCTCGCCGGGCAAGCCGTTTCTCTTCCGCGTGCCCGCTACCGGAAAGGCACCGCTGCAGTTTGAAGCGACAGGTTTGCCCCCAGGACTTGCTCTCGATTCACAAACCGGCATTATCACCGGACGTGTCGCGCAGGCTGGAAGCTACAAAGCCACAGTTCGCGTCAAGAACGCTGTTGGAACCGATTCCGAACCGCTTTCGATTGAAGTAGGCGAAGGCAAAATGCTGCTGACACCGGTTCTGGGTTGGAACGCTTCAACGATATTCGGCGAACTGGTCACAGCAAAAATGGTGGCCGAGCAAGCCGATTACATGATTTCGAGCGGTCTCGCGGCGCGCGGTTGGAACACGATCGTCGTTGACGACACATGGCAATCACGCCGCGAACCCGACGGCTCTCTGGGTTCCAACCGGCGTTTCGGTTCGATCAAGTCGCTGGCAGCTTATGTTCATTCTCTGGGCTTGAAATTCGGCCTGCTCAGCGGCGCGACGCCACTCACGCCTTCGGGTTATGCCGGCAGCGATGGCTTTGAAGAGCGCGACGCGAAGCTGTATGCAAGCTGGGGCGTGGACATGGTCAAATACGACTGGGGCGCCGAATCGGGGCGCAAGGAAGGAACGACGCGCGAGCAGGTCGTGGCGGCGTATAAGAAAATGCGCGAAGCACTTAACAAAACCGACCGCGACATTGCTTTGCACGTTGTCAATTACGGCTTTGGCGGGCCGGGAGCCGGTATCGGCCCCGCATCCGGCGCGCAGTTGTGGACAACCACCGATGCTCTTATCGATACGTGGGCGTCTCTCGACCGTGCTACTTTCAATCAACACAACAATTTCGGTTTCGCAAAACCGGGCGCCTGGAACGATTTCGGGCAGCTAAAAATCGGGCGTTTTACTCCGCGCAATCCACGCTTTTCGTTTCTAACCCCCGCGCAGCAGAGACTGCAGGTTACGGCCTGGGTAGTTGGTCAATCGGCGATGTTCTTGAGCGCCGATATGGGCCAGCTCGATCCCAGCGGCTACTACCGCCTCGCAACTCCGCTCCTGATGAATCCCGAAGTTCTCGCCATTCACCAGGACGCGAGTGGAAAACAAGCGCAACGCGTTGTCGCGCCGCAAGGCCCGGTCGAACTCGATGCCGAAGGCAAACCCAAACCCCGCCCTGAGCCTCCTGTCCATGTCTGGAAACGCGAGCTTGCTGATGGTCGCATTGCCGTGGCGTTTCTCAATCGCAGTTCCAACCGCCATCCGGGCGAAGTTTCCTGGGCCGATCTGGGCATTACCGGCCAGAAACGCGTGCGCGACGCATGGGCCCGTCAGGATGCCGGGCAGATCAGTGACAAATATACCGCTGAGGTGCCGGGGCACGGAGCCGTTCTCGTTGTCATTGGACCTTAAGCGTTTCTCCCTTCTTCAAACGCTGTTTCCGGTTGAGTAAATATCTGCCATTAGCAAATGACAGGGTACGGTCCAATTCGACCGTACCCTGTAGCATTCGCATTGTTACTCCATCCGCAAAAATTACCCTCAAGCTGTCGGTTATGCACGTCACTGAGTACAGTTGAATTCGACCGTACTAATTACGTGTTAAAGCCCGACGGTTAGATGGTTGTCGCGACACCCCACACCTCGGACTTAATCACATAAAATTTTACCGCGCCCGTTGTTTCCTAAGAGAGGATAAGAATGTCCGTTGCTATTGACGATTTAATCAAAGCTCACCAACCCGGTCTCACACTTCCTCAACCGTTCTATACCGATGCGGCGATTTTCGAGCGCGACATGGAGCGCATATTTCGCCAGCAGTGGATTCTCGCAGGCCTGGAGATTCAGATTCCCAATCCGGGTGACTTCAAGGTGTATACCCTTGGCCCGGATGAAATTATCCTGGTGCGCGACGATGATGGCAGTGTGAACGCACTCTTCAACGTCTGCACGCACCGTGGCTCGCGCTTATGCCTTGAAGCGCAGGGTCACGTTAAAACACTGGTGTGTCCTTACCATCAGTGGGTTTTTCGCCGCAACGGTGCATTGCAAGCGGCGAGGTTAACCGGCTGCGATTTCGACAAATCCGCTCATGGTTTGCAGACCGCTCACGTCAAAGTAGTCGAAGGCTTGATCTTTATTTGTCTGGCGGATGAGCCTCCTTCGTTTGATGATACCGAGCAAAATATCGGGCCTCACCTTGCACCGCTGGAGTTGGCAGGCGCGGCACTGGCCCACCACGAGCGCTACGACCTGCGTGCCAACTGGAAGCTCATTATCGAAAACTTTCACGAGTGCTACCACTGCCCCGGCACCCACCCGGAGTACTGCACTGTCAGTAGCTGGGCCGCTTCCATCAATTTCCCGGCACAGGAAGACGACGGCTACGGAAAAAAGCGCATTGCTGAATGGAATGCATTGGGGCTACCAACTTACTTTGTGGGAATGGATGACCAGCGTCAGTTCTACGTTGGTCGTATGCCACAGCGCGAAGGCTTTGAAAGCCAAAGCATGGACGGTAAGGCAGTCGGACTTCCGCTTGGTCGCCTTCCGTATCAGGATGTAGGCTATGTCGGCATGGCCAACTGGCCCAATCTCTTTTTCGAGGCGCCGGGTGACTATGCGGTTATTATGCAACTAACTCCGGTGGGGCCAAACCAGAGCACCATCGACATGTACTGGTTAGTTCACCCCGACTCGCCAGAGCAGCCCGACTACGACGTGCAGCGAGTCATCGAGGTCTGGAAGGCAACAGGCGAACAAGACTGGGAACTCTCGGTTAACAACCAGCGCGGCATCGAATCAACACGCTACCGCCCCGGCCCGTATGTGCGCGGTCATGGTTTAGAAGAGCCACTGATGATGTTCGTCGAGTGGTATCTACGACAGGTAGCCCGAAGCGCGTGCAGATAAAGCGCGGGTCTTGAGAGTTAAAATTGTGTCGGATAGACGCCTTGCTGCTGCTTTTACAGGCGATCTGCTGCGGATGCAATATCTATCGTGCGTATGCGAAATCAGGAACAGCAAGAGTGAGACGGACTGCGTGTCGTCACCTTTTCAGTAATAAATTGAACTGTGTTAGAGCGGCTGCCACACTTTCGAGCTACGTTGTCAGGTAACCTAATCCACAACACGTTTTCAAAAGGAATTCATGAGCAAGACATTGAAAGTCGGCGTCATCGGCGTCGGCGGCATCGCCAACACGCACTATCCCGGATGGGAATCTTCTCCGCACACCGAACTGGCGGCTTTTGCCGATATGCAGCCTCAAGTCCTCACGCGGTTGGCCGATAAATACAACGTCTCCCGGCGCTACGCAGACGCGACAGAATTGATCCGCGACCCGGACGTGGACATCGTGGACATCTGCACGCCTTCGGCGTTTCACGCGCCGCTCGCCATCGCCGCACTGGAAGCGGGCAAACACGTCATTTGCGAAAAGCCACTCGCTCCCACGCCCGACGAAATCCGCAGCCTCATCGCGGCGCGCGACAAAAGCGGCAAGCTGCTAATGACGGCGCAGCATTTTCGTTTTCAAAGCTCGGCGCAGGCTCTCAAGGCCCAGTTGCAGGGCGGAACGTTGGGCGATGTTTATCACGCGCGTGCTTGGATGCTGCGTCGCGCCTGGCTTCCCACAGGCCCCGGTTTCATCTACAAAAAGAATAGCGGCGGCGGGCCGTGCATCGACATCGGCGTGCATATCCTCGACCTCACGCTGTGGATGATGGGCCACCCAAAACCCGTTTCGGTCACGGGCGTCACGCAGGACAAGCTGAGCAAGCTTCCCGGCGCGTTCTCCCTCTGGGGCGGCGCGGTTCCCGCCGACATGGACGTAGAAGAATTCGCCGGCGCCTTCGTGCGCTTTGAAAACGGCGCAACGCTGATGCTTGAAGTCTCGTGGCTGTTACATCACGCCACGACAGGCGAAGACATGCAGATGTGGCTTTACGGAACCGGCGGCGGCGCGCATTGGCCCGACAACTCTGTTTTAAAAGCCAACAATGAAACCAAAAGCCTGACGACGACCAAGCTTGACATGGTGCCCGGCAGCATGGAGCCGCACGCTCTGGAATGCGTAAAGTTCGCCGAAGCCATCGTCGAAGGCAAGCCGTCGCCCGTGCCGCCCGAAGAAAGCCTGGATGTCCAGCTTATCTTGAATGGCCTGTATCGTTCAGCGGAAGAAAAGCGCGAAGTTCGCCTCGATGGGTAACGCGAGAGCGTATTAGAATCGCGCGACTTTATACTGGCAATCGGTTAACACCGGTTGCCAGTCATTTGGCACCCATGATCTTTCCGATGAACATTCGTGCTCTGCTTTCATTCAGCGTTATGGCACTGGTGCTGCCGTCCGTGTCGCCTTCCGTGCAAGCCGATATAGCCCCCGAGCCGATGAGCGGCGGTATCTCGCTCGAAGCACCTGGAAGCAGCAGAACAGAGATAGTCCTCCTGGACAACGTAGTCAAGATGCATGTCTCTCCAAAGCTCTGCAAAACCCGCGCGTTCTTCCGCTTGAATAATACCGGCAAAACTACAGCACTTGAAGTTGGATTTCCGCTGCTCTACAAAGGCGAAGCTGCGGACTTTCTGGTGTTTGTTGATAACAAACGAGTGGGTTTCAAAGACAGGACCCAGGCAACCAAGACTCCCATAGGTCAACCCCACACGCGGCGGTGGAAGGTTTGGACGATGCAGTTCAAACGGGGAGCGACTCGCTCCGTCGAAGTCCGCTACAGTAACCGGTTGGCACATGGCGTATATTGGGGTTCAGAGGGTAAATCTTACCCCTCGTTCTTGAAATGGAGGAGAACGCGCAAAGATTACAACTTGGCCGATTACGGCTATCCAGCGCGCATCGAGCTTCACGAGTTCTTAAGTGTCAAGACGGTTGAGTATGTTCTGACAACCGGAAGTTACTGGAAGGGACCCATCAAGCACTGCCGCGTCGAAGTCAATATCGACAATGTTGCAACGGACTCCATTGTTGAAGTTCGTCCTTTAGCAAAGTTCTTCTCTACTCAACGGTTGGTGTGGGAGTGGACGAACGTCGAGCCCGCCAGAAACGTTGTCATCACCTTTGTCGGAGGTATGTCTCCCAGGCAGACTACCATTCCCTACTTGGAGAAGGTGGCGGCTCGAAATCCACTGGATGAGGAACTGCAAGAAACGCTGAACGGAATGAAGCGAGATTTTTCGAGCGCCCGGAACATCAAAGAGCGTCAAGAGCGCTTTATTCAGCGTTCACCTGCGACGAGATAGAATTCGGCAATTGCCGACAGTCTATGCCTGGTTCTTAGGCTCGGTTCCCAGCTTGCAACCGTGGATGATCCAACTTGTCGTCCCTTATGTAACGAAGCGTTCCCGAATTCGGGAACGCTTCGCTTTTTTCGGGATAGCTTCGTCGGTTACACAAAGAGTTTTCTTACAAAAGAATCTCGCCGGTTCGCGCATCGAGAACACGCGTCGAAACGCCGTCGCCCATTTCAATATTCATTATCGTTCCATCGCGCAGCGTCACTCGGCGCGCGCCGCCTTCTGCCGAAACAACGACCAGCAAGCCTCCGCCCGCGTAAACCACATCTTCGCCGTTAGTGTAGCGGTGTGCGGGCAAATGTCGCATTAACTCCTTGCCCAAATTCGCATCATAGGAAGGAAGCGCGACATAAAGTGCCGTGTGGTTTTCGAAGCTCTTGCGCGCCACGGCAACGTGAGAGGTGTTCTCGAAATGGGCCCACGGCTGGGCATCTTCATCGGCGACGGCAAAGAGCGGCGTAACGGTTTCGGCTGTAACGCCCCACTTCATCCCGACATTCCCCGCTGCGCTCGAAACAATCTGTGCTTCGCCGTGAATCTCGATTTTCTGTAGCTGCAACTGTGTCGCATCGTGCATCAAGGAAACGTCGTTACGCGTGCCGTCGGTGTAAGCAGGTGCGTAATTCCAAACCAGATGCCGTCCGTTCTGCGCCACGTTGTCGCGAATGAAACGGCGCTGCGTAGCGGTCATTTTCCAGGTGTTCATAAACGCGACGACTTTGTAGCGACTTAAGTCAACGCGTTCCAAATCGTCCATTCGCACTTGATCGAAGACCACACCAGCGCGATAAAAACCTAGCGTCATCCAGTTCACGAGAGGAACGCCAATGGGGTCTCGAGATCCGACGCTGCCGACATGGTAGTAACTTTCCGTATCGAAAACGCACAGCACATCGGCGTCCGATTCGTAAGGCTGCGCGAAACGCTCTTGCAGCAACGCGCGCACGCGACCAACATCTTCCTGTATTGCTGGCGTATCCCACCAACCGCGACTACCATGCTCGGTGGCGTTCTTGCCCCTGGCCGACGCCATTCCGCTCGGCCCGAAGTCATAGAACCAGAAGCCGGTGCCTCGCGTGTGCGGAAAGGTGATATTACGCCGCACGTTCATCACGGTATCGCGCTCGCTCTGCTTGAATTCCTCAAGAAACACCGACGGCAGGCTAACGATTTTGTCCATCTCGTCGAGCCATAATTTCCCGTGCAACCGGCACGCATCGAGAATCGAGCGTGAACGATACGCTTCGCCGTTGCCGCCCACGTCCGGATAATATGGCGCAGGTCCACAGAGATAATCAACATGAGGCGAATCGAGAACGCGGCCCACTTCAAGATGCCCGCCCGCCGCGTCGCGTCCGAACGTCGAGAAAAAGTAGCCGTAAAACGCGCCGGTCACAATCGGTCGCGGCCAGCTCTCCTTGACGGCACG
This window contains:
- a CDS encoding NPCBM/NEW2 domain-containing protein; translated protein: MNFFRSRHFAPRAFCVAALLAACTVRSFPSRAVAAPLEASFFTSKTAPEGAIWMETLEVENITQGYGAARAGLSVDGRPLTVQKVVYPHGIGTRARSQAIIDLKGNATRFVTLLSLDDSVGKSGSVVLRLTVDGVVKFDSGVVRGGEAPKVVDVDLRGATRLLLEVQEVENEINDTVDLLGAAFYLTPKALKDPILQPTILSPRAAALPIWYPAPDVPEINGPRLVGVSPGKPFLFRVPATGKAPLQFEATGLPPGLALDSQTGIITGRVAQAGSYKATVRVKNAVGTDSEPLSIEVGEGKMLLTPVLGWNASTIFGELVTAKMVAEQADYMISSGLAARGWNTIVVDDTWQSRREPDGSLGSNRRFGSIKSLAAYVHSLGLKFGLLSGATPLTPSGYAGSDGFEERDAKLYASWGVDMVKYDWGAESGRKEGTTREQVVAAYKKMREALNKTDRDIALHVVNYGFGGPGAGIGPASGAQLWTTTDALIDTWASLDRATFNQHNNFGFAKPGAWNDFGQLKIGRFTPRNPRFSFLTPAQQRLQVTAWVVGQSAMFLSADMGQLDPSGYYRLATPLLMNPEVLAIHQDASGKQAQRVVAPQGPVELDAEGKPKPRPEPPVHVWKRELADGRIAVAFLNRSSNRHPGEVSWADLGITGQKRVRDAWARQDAGQISDKYTAEVPGHGAVLVVIGP
- a CDS encoding aromatic ring-hydroxylating dioxygenase subunit alpha — its product is MSVAIDDLIKAHQPGLTLPQPFYTDAAIFERDMERIFRQQWILAGLEIQIPNPGDFKVYTLGPDEIILVRDDDGSVNALFNVCTHRGSRLCLEAQGHVKTLVCPYHQWVFRRNGALQAARLTGCDFDKSAHGLQTAHVKVVEGLIFICLADEPPSFDDTEQNIGPHLAPLELAGAALAHHERYDLRANWKLIIENFHECYHCPGTHPEYCTVSSWAASINFPAQEDDGYGKKRIAEWNALGLPTYFVGMDDQRQFYVGRMPQREGFESQSMDGKAVGLPLGRLPYQDVGYVGMANWPNLFFEAPGDYAVIMQLTPVGPNQSTIDMYWLVHPDSPEQPDYDVQRVIEVWKATGEQDWELSVNNQRGIESTRYRPGPYVRGHGLEEPLMMFVEWYLRQVARSACR
- a CDS encoding Gfo/Idh/MocA family oxidoreductase — protein: MSKTLKVGVIGVGGIANTHYPGWESSPHTELAAFADMQPQVLTRLADKYNVSRRYADATELIRDPDVDIVDICTPSAFHAPLAIAALEAGKHVICEKPLAPTPDEIRSLIAARDKSGKLLMTAQHFRFQSSAQALKAQLQGGTLGDVYHARAWMLRRAWLPTGPGFIYKKNSGGGPCIDIGVHILDLTLWMMGHPKPVSVTGVTQDKLSKLPGAFSLWGGAVPADMDVEEFAGAFVRFENGATLMLEVSWLLHHATTGEDMQMWLYGTGGGAHWPDNSVLKANNETKSLTTTKLDMVPGSMEPHALECVKFAEAIVEGKPSPVPPEESLDVQLILNGLYRSAEEKREVRLDG
- a CDS encoding beta-galactosidase, whose translation is MKPISSHVHMHNNRATLFLNDQPQSPVFYSLTDVPGGRWSWEELPQHNIRRFAAQGVMLFQLDLALDHLWFEDGSFSVETAQKQIRGVLEVRPDAAIFLRLHVRPPKWWMRKYPEENTTYFDGDSMPDLEGGFYRLLEEDAANPTRTSLASQKWREECGSAVGRFCREFSQTPEGDALAGVQVAGGVYGEWHYWGFISHEPDASVAMQRHFRNWLQDKYVDVSALQSAWNDPNISFETAAVPDKAAREHTSDGVFRDPQREMRLIDYYRCQHECVAESIIFFARAVKESWPRPIVTGAFYGYFFSTFGRDAAGGHLEVGRVLDSPHVDYLCGPAPYYPDVGGNGEAYRSRSILDACRLHGKLWLDEMDKIVSLPSVFLEEFKQSERDTVMNVRRNITFPHTRGTGFWFYDFGPSGMASARGKNATEHGSRGWWDTPAIQEDVGRVRALLQERFAQPYESDADVLCVFDTESYYHVGSVGSRDPIGVPLVNWMTLGFYRAGVVFDQVRMDDLERVDLSRYKVVAFMNTWKMTATQRRFIRDNVAQNGRHLVWNYAPAYTDGTRNDVSLMHDATQLQLQKIEIHGEAQIVSSAAGNVGMKWGVTAETVTPLFAVADEDAQPWAHFENTSHVAVARKSFENHTALYVALPSYDANLGKELMRHLPAHRYTNGEDVVYAGGGLLVVVSAEGGARRVTLRDGTIMNIEMGDGVSTRVLDARTGEILL